The Calliphora vicina chromosome 3, idCalVici1.1, whole genome shotgun sequence genome contains a region encoding:
- the Rpn10 gene encoding 26S proteasome non-ATPase regulatory subunit 4 encodes MVLESTMICFDNSDYQRNGDYFPTRLNVQKDGINLVCLTKIRSNPENNVGLMTISNTVEVLATLTSDVGRIFSKMHLVQPKGEINLLTGVRIAHLVLKHRQGKNHKMRIVVFVGSPIKNEEGELVKLAKRLKKEKVNVDIVSFGDHECNNEILQAFINTLNGKDGTSSHLVCVPRGSGLSDALLSSPIIQGEDGLGGAGLGGAGFEFGVDPNEDPELALALRVSMEEQRQRQEDEQRRAGAATESETGSTEKTSSAGTAAVTTAVEEPNSEEAMLQRALAMSTEQSDDNLPDFANMTEEEQIAFAMQMSMQDADETVTQQAKRPKTEENAPMDVDEDYSEVIGDPAFLQSVLENLPGVDPQSEAVRDAVGSLSKEKDKKGDSDKSDKQQ; translated from the exons atggttTTGGAAAGTACTATGATATg ttttgataACAGTGATTACCAACGTAATGGTGATTACTTTCCTACACGTCTGAATGTGCAAAAAGATGGTATTAATTTGGTGTGCCTAACAAAAATACGCTCCAACCCTGAAAACAATGTAGGCCTAATGACCATTTCCAA tacGGTAGAGGTTTTGGCTACATTAACCAGTGATGTTGGACgtatattttctaaaatgcaTTTAGTACAACCCAAGGGTGAAATAAATCTTTTAACCGGTGTTCGCATTGCCCAT ttGGTTTTAAAACATCGCCAGGGTAAAAATCACAAAATGCGCATTGTTGTTTTCGTTGGTTCGCCCATTAAAAATGAGGAGGGTGAATTGGTAAAGTTGGCTAAAcgtttgaaaaaggaaaaagttAATGTCGATATAGTTAGCTTTGGTGATCATGAGTGTAACAATGAAATTTTGCAAGCTTTTATTAATACATTGAATGGCAAGGACGGCACTAGCTCCCACTTGGTGTGTGTTCCCCGTGGTTCTGGTTTATCCGATGCCCTATTGTCTTCTCCTATTATACAAGGCGAAGATGGTCTGGGTGGTGCCGGTTTGGGTGGAGCAGGTTTTGAATTTGGGGTGGATCCTAATGAAGATCCTGAATTGGCTTTAGCTTTACGTGTTTCAATGGAGGAGCAAAGACAACGTCAAGAGGACGAACAGCGTCGTGCAGGTGCTGCTACTGAGTCTGAAACTGGCAGCACTGAAAAAACTTCTAGTGCCGGCACTGCCGCTGTAACTACAGCTGTTGAAGAACCTAATTCCGAGGAAGCAATGTTGCAAAGAGCTTTGGCCATGTCTACAGAACAG AGTGATGATAATTTGCCCGATTTTGCCAATATGACTGAGGAAGAACAAATTGCATTCGCCATGCAAATGTCCATGCAAGATGCCG ATGAAACCGTTACACAACAAGCTAAACGTCCGAAAACAGAAGAGAATGCACCCATGGATGTTGATGAAGACTATTCTGAAGTTATTGGTGATCCGGCATTCCTACAAAGTGTACTAGAAAATCTACCCGGTGTAGATCCACAATCCGAAGCTGTACGCGATGCTGTGGGTTCTCTAAGCAAGGAAAAAGATAAAAAGGGTGACAGTGACAAATCCGATaagcaacaataa
- the LOC135953865 gene encoding uncharacterized protein LOC135953865, producing the protein MFQRSAAQLLAPAIRNAVQRRCQSVISSPPTQKISFAEKLILGGGMCCASLVIPAWVLLHIKEYRGLK; encoded by the exons ATGTTCCAAAGATCCGCTGCCCAATTATTGGCTCCTGCCATCCGCAATGCCGTTCAACGCCGTTGCCAATCGGTGATTTCATCACCTCCCACCCAAAAGATTTCTTTTGCC GAAAAATTGATTCTCGGTGGTGGTATGTGCTGTGCATCTTTGGTTATTCCCGCTTGGGTTTTGCTTCACATCAAGGAATACCGTGGTTTGAAGTAA
- the VhaM9.7-b gene encoding V-type proton ATPase subunit e, whose product MVDAYVPPLIITCIWAFIGIICPFFARGPNKGITQCCLMLTAATCWLFWLCCYMTQMNPLIGPKLSMNEIMIIGREWGNEIKDTIDITYY is encoded by the exons ATGGTTGATGCCTATGTACCACCTCTTATTATTACCTGCATCTGGGCATTTATTGGTATTATTTGTCCCTTCTTTGCCAGAGGCCCCAACAAAGG AATCACCCAATGTTGTTTGATGTTGACAGCAGCTACCTGTTGGCTTTT CTGGCTTTGTTGTTACATGACCCAAATGAACCCCTTGATTGGTCCTAAACTATCAATGAACGAAATCATGATCATTGGTCGTGAATGGGGCAATGAAATCAAAGATACAATCGACATCACATACTACTAA
- the Mkrn1 gene encoding probable E3 ubiquitin-protein ligase makorin-1, with protein MSTAALTTATAALSLEPSSSSDAAAAYPVTTTTSTAFSTNPMAGETAELHVNASTSSSTSHLPLNPAICRYFQRGICRFGSMCRFSHDLTGGEIISNSTTTTTGSAMPHERPSTSRHNWANAPVFIPKADHTGGEVLQTEMERSWADVVGATASRALAGTILNVNESSSINEICPFEGTCPYGMYCAYAIHLELCEMCDQFCLHPTDETQRKKHKKECLQQHEQAMELSFAIARSKDKTCGICFDTIMEKAGREKRFGILPNCNHIFCLECIRKWRQAKQFEHKITRSCPECRVASDFVCPSAFWVETKEEKDKLLGDYRKALGIKDCKYFKKGDGKCPFGNKCFYKHALPNGDLVDVGCPKKARKLHRSNNEIMNLLDIYLYEFLDQRELNFYDYITSTSDESDDDDEDDDE; from the exons ATGAGTACTGCAGCTTTAACAACAGCTACGGCAGCTTTGTCTTTAGAACCATCAAGTTCAagtgatgctgctgctgcttacCCAGTCACCACCACCACCTCAACAGCATTTTCAACAAATCCGATGGCTGGCGAGACTGCTGAATTACATGTCAATGCCTCTACTTCATCTTCTACTTCACACCTGCCTTTAAATCCCGCCATTTGTCGCTATTTTCAACGTGGTATTTGCCGTTTCGGGTCAATGTGCCGTTTTTCGCATGACTTAACCGGTGGTGAAATCATAAGCAATTCAACAACAACTACGACTGGTTCCGCCATGCCTCATGAACGTCCCAGCACTAGCCGTCACAATTGGGCCAATGCTCCCGTCTTTATACCCAAAGCAGATCACACTGGCGGCGAAGTATTGCAAACAGAAATGGAACGTTCTTGGGCTGATGTAGTGGGTGCCACTGCCTCGCGTGCTTTGGCCGGAACAATTCTAAATGTTAATGAGTCTTcatcaataaatgaaatttGCCCCTTTGAAGGCACTTGCCCCTATGGCATGTACTGTGCCTATGCCATTCACTTAGAACTTTGCGAAATGTGTGATCAATTTTGCCTCCATCCCACAGACGAAACACagcgtaaaaaacataaaaaagaatgtCTGCAGCAACACGAACAGGCCATGGAGTTGTCATTCGCAATAGCACGATCAAAAGATAAAACCTGTGGCATTTGTTTCGACACCATCATGGAGAAGGCCGGCCGCGAGAAACGTTTTGGCATACTGCCCAATTGCAATCATATCTTTTGTTTAGAATGTATACGTAAATGGCGCCAGGCTAAACAATTCGAACACAAAATTACCAG atcttgtCCAGAATGTCGTGTAGCATCAGATTTTGTTTGTCCCAGTGCCTTTTGGGTAGAAACAAAAGAGGAAAAGGACAAACTTTTAGGTGATTATCGTAAAGCACTTGGTATCAAAGACTGCAAGTACTTTAAAAAG gGTGATGGCAAATGTCCCTTTGGCAATAAATGTTTCTATAAACATGCCTTACCCAATGGGGATTTGGTTGATGTTGGCTGTCCCAAAAAGGCTCGTAAATTACATCGCAGTAATAATGAAATTATGAATTTACTTGAT ATCTATCTGTATGAATTTCTTGATCAACGTGAACTCAATTTCTATGATTATATTACAAGCACAAGTGATGaaagtgatgatgatgatgaggatgatgatgaataa